The following proteins come from a genomic window of Malus domestica chromosome 02, GDT2T_hap1:
- the LOC103452695 gene encoding transcription termination factor MTERF6, chloroplastic/mitochondrial-like produces the protein MVLLSKLKVVTLRLCYSPSSCIVASKFKRFVVGDVKPSHFPLQNLLLLRHFTSEISETHHDFTVNYLINSCGLSPEGAISASKWVKLGSPKTADSVLSFLKNNGFSETQISYIVRKHSPVLNSNPEKTLLPKLEFFASLGLSEGDLAKTLAYEPNLLFTSLEKRIAPTYDFLRSLLSQKNVVSVLRCGSWIFTEGHSKKVAPNIEVLRDSGIPQSCISVLLAYHPKVFMRKPKELGELVDEVKQMGFNLQKSNSVIAIYALCGNNRSVWNRSRQLYKRWGWSEDDVLSAFRRNPRCMTMSENKLMLAMDFLVNEMGWS, from the coding sequence ATGGTATTGCTTTCCAAATTGAAAGTCGTTACCCTCAGATTGTGTTATTCTCCATCTTCCTGCATAGTTGCTTCCAAATTTAAACGATTTGTCGTTGGAGATGTAAAACCCTCACATTTTCCTCTTCAAAATCTGCTACTCTTGAGACACTTCACCTCAGAAATCTCAGAAACCCACCATGATTTCACAGTCAATTACCTCATAAATTCATGTGGGCTATCCCCAGAAGGTGCGATTTCAGCGTCTAAGTGGGTCAAGTTGGGATCCCCCAAAACAGCAGACTCCGTTTTGTCCTTCCTTAAAAACAATGGATTCTCTGAGACCCAGATCTCCTATATCGTCAGGAAGCACTCTCCAGTTCTTAACTCCAATCCGGAGAAAACCCTTTTGCCAAAGCTTGAGTTTTTCGCTTCTCTTGGACTTTCAGAGGGGGACCTTGCAAAAACTCTCGCATATGAaccaaatcttttgtttacgagcTTGGAGAAACGGATTGCACCCACTTATGATTTCCTTAGGAGTCTGCTTTCTCAGAAAAATGTCGTTTCCGTTTTAAGGTGCGGCTCGTGGATTTTCACTGAAGGCCACTCCAAGAAGGTGGCGCCAAATATTGAGGTTTTGAGAGATTCTGGTATTCCCCAATCCTGCATTTCTGTGTTGCTTGCTTATCACCCCAAGGTTTTTATGCGAAAGCCTAAAGAGCTTGGTGAACTTGTGGATGAGGTTAAGCAAATGGGTTTTAATCTGCAAAAATCAAATTCGGTAATCGCAATATACGCATTGTGTGGTAACAATAGGTCTGTATGGAATCGAAGTCGCCAACTTTATAAGAGGTGGGGTTGGTCTGAGGATGATGTTCTCTCTGCTTTTAGGCGGAACCCGCGCTGTATGACTATGTCGGAGAACAAACTAATGCTAGCAATGGATTTTTTAGTGAACGAGATGGGGTGGTCTTAA
- the LOC114821997 gene encoding uncharacterized protein, with amino-acid sequence MKKLIRECEYKLKSSAPKNVSLPNTGSFCYDQPEVNLDPKKRKGTSGPLSKAFNKEARDQCDAEVARIFYTGGLSFNLARNSHYRNSYVRASTLPGYVPPGYNALRTTLLQQEKSHIEQCLQPIKRTWSTKGVSLCSDGWTDAQRRPLINIMATCESGPMFLRAINCEGEYKDKYCIANFLTEAIKEIGHENVVQVITDNAPVCRAAGLLIEAHYPHIFWTPCVVHTLNLALKSICSPKQTDVSYDDCNWISTIASDVWSIKNFIMNHSMRLSMFNEHCKLKLLSIAETRFASTLVMLRRFKEVKEGLQQMVISPNWALYKEDDLVKAMTVKQKILDEYFWEKIDYILFFTAPIYEVIRMADTDKPCLHLVYEWWDAMIEKVKAAIYRNERKALHEKSSFFDAVYRILLERWTKSSTPLHCLAHSLNPRYYSSEWLQEDPSRVAPHRDVELTTERKKCFERYFSNEEIRRSINVEYASFSMCLNDFGAIDSMNDRFHLEPVMWWIVHGASTPSLQSIALKLLGQPCSSSCCERNWSTYSFIHSLRRNKITPQRAEDLVFVHNNLRLLSRNSATYKEGISQLWDVGGDGFENLGEESVGMLDFANLSLDEPSLETTLITGGDIMNVEVE; translated from the exons ATGAAAAAGTTAATTCGGGAGTGTGAATATAAGCTGAAGAGTTCTGCTCCAAAGAATGTTTCTTTGCCCAACACTGGTTCTTTTTGTTATGATCAACCTGAAGTGAATCTTGATCcaaagaagagaaaaggaaCAAGTGGGCCTCTTAGTAAAGCTTTTAACAAGGAAGCTCGAGATCAATGTGATGCTGAAGTCGCAAGGATATTTTATACAGGTGGCTTATCATTTAACCTTGCAAGAAATTCGCATTATCGAAACTCATATGTTCGAGCTTCTACACTTCCAGGGTATGTTCCACCAGGTTACAATGCACTAAGAACTACTCTTCTGCAACAAGAGAAGAGTCACATTGAGCAATGCCTCCAGCCAATCAAGCGCACATGGAGCACTAAAGGTGTAAGTTTGTGCAGTGATGGGTGGACAGATGCACAAAGGAGACCACTTATTAATATTATGGCAACTTGTGAAAGTGGGCCTATGTTCTTGAGGGCAATTAATTGTGAAGGTGAATATAAAGACAAGTATTGTATTGCCAACTTCCTTACAGAAGCTATTAAAGAAATTGGTCATGAAAATGTTGTTCAAGTGATCACTGACAATGCTCCTGTCTGTAGAGCTGCTGGGTTACTTATTGAGGCCCACTATCCCCATATCTTTTGGACACCCTGTGTTGTTCACACTCTTAATCTTGCTTTGAAGAGTATATGCTCTCCGAAACAAACAGATGTTTCGTATGATGACTGCAATTGGATTTCAACTATTGCAAGTGATGTTTGGTCCATAAAAAATTTTATTATGAACCATAGCATGAGATTGTCTATGTTTAATGAACATTGCAAACTAAAGTTGCTCTCCATTGCCGAAACAAG ATTTGCTTCCACACTTGTGATGCTTAGAAGATTTAAGGAAGTAAAGGAAGGTTTACAACAAATGGTGATTAGCCCGAATTGGGCTTTGTACAAAGAAGATGATTTGGTTAAAGCAATGACGGTGAAGCAAAAAATATTGGATGAGTACTTTTGGGAGAAGATTGATTATATTCTTTTCTTTACAGCTCCAATATATGAGGTTATTAGAATGGCTGACACAGATAAACCTTGTCTTCATTTGGTGTATGAGTGGTGGGATGCTATGATTGAAAAGGTGAAAGCTGCTATCTACAGGAATGAGCGCAAGGCATTACATGAAAAAAGCAGCTTTTTTGATGCAGTGTATCGCATTTTATTAGAGCGATGGACTAAAAGTAGCACACCACTTCATTGTTTGGCGCATTCATTAAATCCAAG gtATTATAGTTCAGAATGGCTCCAAGAAGACCCTAGTCGGGTTGCTCCACACCGAGATGTTGAGCTTACAACTGAAAGGAAAAAGTGTTTTGAGAGATACTTTTCCAATGAGGAAATTAGAAGAAGTATCAATGTGGAGTATGCCTCTTTCTCTATGTGCTTGAATGACTTTGGAGCTATTGATTCTATGAATGATAGGTTTCATTTGGAACCAGTAATGTGGTGGATTGTCCATGGAGCTTCTACACCTAGTCTCCAATCCATAGCGTTGAAGCTACTTGGACAACCTTGTTCCTCCTCttgttgtgaaagaaattggagcacttACAGTTTTATTCACTCTCTAAGAAGGAACAAGATTACACCACAAAGAGCCGAGGATTTGGTATTTGTGCATAATAATCTTCGTCTTTTATCAAGGAATAGCGCAACCTACAAAGAAGGTATTAGTCAATTGTGGGATGTTGGAGGAGATGGCTTCGAAAACTTGGGTGAAGAAAGTGTCGGGATGCTTGATTTTGCTAACCTTTCACTTGATGAACCGTCATTGGAGACTACTTTGATTACTGGAGGAGACATCATGAACGTGGAAGTTGAatga